The DNA window TCGCCGAAGGGCCGCAAGACTGGCAAAATCGCCCGAGCGGCTGGAGCGAAACCCGTTATGAGCGCAAGGCGCGCGATGTGTTCGGGCATGAGGTGTGGTATTTCAAATATCGGCGACGGTAATCGATGATTGGAGCCAAAAGTCTGGTTGGCGCTCCCTTCCTGCTATTGGGGCTGGTGTTTGTGGGCGCAAGCGCAGTGAGGACATGGGAAGTGAACGCTTTGGCCGTTACCGGAGCGCACACGCTTGGTGAAGTCTCCAGCATGACCCGCAAATCGAACAACGCGAGACGTGGGGGCCGTAGTTGGCATGCAGGCGTGGTGTTCAAAACCGCGGCTGGTGCAGAAATCGGCTTCGTGAACAGACAGGGCAGCGCCCTTCGTTCATTCGACAAGGGCGAGATTGTGGAGGTCGCTTACGATCCGGCAAATCCCGAAAATGCGATAATCAACAATTTCTGGACCCGCTCCGCATCGGTTTTTGATGCACTCTTTGCCAGCATCTTCGTTGCACTGGGCGGCTGGTTGATCCGGCGAGATCGCAGGGAAGCCAAGGAAACCGGCTGGGGCCGCTAACCCACCACCCCCGCAGCCGCCAGCACTGCCAGCGTTAGAATATCCGGCGCATTGGCGGTCATCGGGGCCAGCTGGACCGGTTTTTCCATACCAATCAGCATCGGGCCGATAGTGTCATCGCCGCCTAGCTCCCGCAGAATTTTGGCAGACAGATTGGCCGATTGCAGGCCGGGCATCACCAGCACATTTGCGGGGCCTGATAGGCGACTGAACGGATAAAGCGCCATGACTTTCGGATTGAGCGCGGCATCGGGCGCCATTTCCCCTTCATATTCAAAGCCGGGGTCTTCCCGATCCAATATTGCAACCGCGCCGCGAATATTGTCGAGCCATTTTCCGCTCGGATTGCCGAAGGTTGAATAGGACAGGAACGCCACGCGCGGTTCATGGCCCATACGGCGCGCAACAGCGGCAGTTTCGCGCGCGATATGCGCCAGTTCTTCCGCGCTTGGGCGTTCGTTTATTGTTGTATCAGCAAGGAACGTTGTGTGGTTTTTGCCGATCATCATGTGGATGCCAAACGGCAGAGCTCCCTTCTTCGCATCAAGCACAAGATTCACTTCGCGGGCCGATTGCGCGAATGTTCGGGTCAGGCCCGAAATCATCGCATCGCCATGCCCCAGCGCGACCAGCAAAGCTGAAAATACATTGCGTTCCTGATTGACCATCCGGCGCACGTCGCGCTCTGTAAAACCGCGCCGCTGAAGCCGCTTGTAAAGGAAGTCGACCATTGCCGGCACATGTTCCGAATCAGCCGAGTTCTGGATTTCGAAGTCACCAGGATTATCCACGCCCAGCATATGGAGTTTATTCGCCACCGCTTTTGTACGGCCAACCAACACTGGCGTGCCGTATCCGAAATCGCGGAACTGAATTGCTGCGCGCAGCACCACGTCTTCCTCCGCCTCGGCAAATACCACCCGCTTAGGGTTGGCCTTCGCGATTTCATAGGTGTTGGTGAGCACCGAGGTGGTCGGATTGAGTCGGGCCTTTAATGACAGACGGTAAGCGTCGAAATCATCGATTGGAGCCTGAGCGACGCCCGAATCCATCGCAGCCTTGGCCACGGCAGAGGAAACGACTTCCATAAGGCGCGGATCGAACGGTGCAGGAATGATATAGTCAGTGCCGAATTTGTGGTTCTTACCATAGGCGGCAGCCACTTCATCGGGAACGCGTTGCCGCGCCAGATCTGCGATGGCGTGTGCCGCAGCAACTTTCATTTCTTCATTGATCGCGGTCGCACGAACATCGAGCGCACCGCGGAAAATGAACGGGAAGCCAAGAACATTATTGACCTGATTGGGATAGTCGGAACGACCGGTCGCAATAATCGCGTCGGGGCGAACTGCTTTGGCATCATCAGGAGTAATTTCTGGGTCGGGATTGGCCATCGCGAAGATAATCGGGCTCTTGGCCATTTTCTTGACCCATTCGGGCTTCAGTGCGCCTGCCGCCGACAGGCCGAGGAAAATATCCGCGCCGTCGAGCGCTTCTTCCAATGTCCGCGCTTCGGTAGGCACAGCATGTGCGCTTTTCCATTGGTCGACATTCTCCCGGCCGGGATAAATCGGTCCGCTTCGGTCGCACACGGTCACATTTTCATGCGGAACGCCGATCGACTTTATCAGAGCGGTGCAGGCGAGCGCAGAAGCGCCAGCTCCATTCACGACCATTTTCACGTCTTTGAAATCGCGCCCGGTCAGGAAGCAGGCGTTAATCAATCCAGCCGCAGCAATAATCGCAGTTCCGTGCTGATCATCATGCATAACCGGAATATTCATCCGGTCGCGCAAAGCCTGTTCGATGATGAAGCATTCGGGCGCAGCGATATCTTCAAGATTAATCCCGCCGAAAGTCGGCTCCATCAGCGCAACAGCTTCGATAAATTTGTCTGGGTCTTCGGTGTCCAACTCGATGTCGATCGAATCCACATCGGCAAAGCGTTTGAACAACACCGCTTTACCTTCCATCACCGGCTTGGATGCCAAGGCACCCAGATTTCCCATGCCGAGAATGGCGGTTCCGTTAGAAATCACCGCAACCAGATTGGCGCGCGCTGTGTATTTTGCCGCATTGGCCGGATCGTCGGCAATCGCCTGGACCGGCGCAGCAACACCGGGGGAGTAAGCAAGCGACAAATCGCGCTGCGTAGCCATTGGCTTGGAGGCGATAATCTCGATTTTACCGGGCCGGATTGTCTCGTGGTAAAACAGCGCCTCGCGCGTCGTGAAGCTATCCTGAGTGTCGTCGGCCACTATATTTCCCCTGCGTATCAATCTGCCAGTCCAGTGAGCCGGCATCTAACCCACGGCGGCGCTAAGCGATAGGGAAAAGGCGACAGGTGGGAGCATAACGCCCGTGACAACGACCTATGAAAGGCGGTCGGGGAATAGATTGTCCTTTCCCTTCACGAATCGAGTGCGGCGCGGGTAACCCCGCAATATGGCCGCCAAGCAGTCCCCGAAACAAACTCCGATGATGGAGCAATATCATGCACTGAAAGCGCAGGCCGAGGGCTGTCTGCTATTCTACCGGATGGGTGATTTCTTTGAATTGTTTTTTGATGATGCGAAGCAAGCCGCCGCCATCCTCGACATCGCTCTGACCGCGCGCGGCAAAGATAGCGGAGAACCGGTGCCGATGTGCGGGGTGCCGGTCCATGCAGCAGAAGGCTATCTAGCACGGCTGATCAAGGCTGGCTGCAGGGTAGCGATAGCTGAACAGGTTGAGACGCCCGAACAAGCCAAAAAGCGCGGTGGGTACAAGGCGCTGGTGCAGCGCGATATCGTTCGTTTTGTAACCGCTGGGACACTGACGGAAGAAGCGCTGCTCGAACCGCGCCGCGCCAATATGCTGGCGGCTGTGTGCGAAGTGCGCGGCATTATCGGGCTGGCAAGTTGCGACATTTCAACCGGCCAGATGGTGCTGGAGGAATGCGACGCTGAAAGTTTGAACGCCGCGCTCGCCCGGATTGGCGCATCGGAAGTCGTCGCGCCGGAAGGCTGGGAGTCGGTGCCTGAAGACGCAATCGAGCGGCCACGCGCAGACTTCAGCAGTGATGAGGGTGAACGGCTGCTCAAATCTTTGCATGAGGTAAAAACGCTCGACGCTTTCGGCGACTTCAGCCGGGCAATGCTGGCTGCCGGGGGCGGGCTTATTGCCTATCTTGATCATGTCGGTCGCGGCAATTTGCCGCTGCTCCTGCCGCCAAGGATCCGCGCTGGAAACGCGCAATTGGCGATGGACGAGGCAACCCGCGCCAGTCTGGAAATTCTGGTCTCGCAGCAAGGCGGGCGGCCAGGTAGCTTGATTGCCGCGGTTGATCGCTGCGTGTCCGGCGCAGGTGCGCGGCAATTGGCGGATGATCTGTCCTCGCCCCTATGCGATCTATCCGCAATTTCGCAGCGTCTTGCGCTGGTTGATTACTTTCACCGCGACCCTTTATTACGCGCCGATTTGCGCGAGGTTTTGCGTGCTCTGCCTGATATTGGCCGCGCGCTTGGAAGGGTCGTCGCTGGCCGAGGCAGTCCGCGCGACCTCGGTCAAATACGCGATGGTCTGGCGGAAGCGCGGCGCATTCGCGACTTCCTAAGTCAGAAAACCGATAGGCCGCCCTTGCTAGATGCATTGCTGCCCATGATGGCGGGGCATGGCGCCTTAGTTGATATGATGCAGCGTGCATTAATTGCCGCGCCGCCAACCGAGCGATCAAATGGTGGCTACATCGCCGAAGGATATGACGCCGCGCTCGACGAGTTGCGCAGCGTATCGGGTAATGCGAGGCGCGCAATCGCAGCGCTAGAGGCACGCTACCGAACTGACACCGGAATTGCCGCACTGAAGATAAAGCACAATGGCGTGCTAGGGTATTTCATCGAAGTGCCAGCCAAACATGCCGATCCGCTAATGTCGGCGGACAGCGGCTTCACCCACAGGCAAACCATGGCGGGCGCGGTCCGGTTTAACTCGCTGTCGTTGCATGAAGAAGCCGGACGGATAAACGAAGCTGGCGGTCATGCGCTTGTTGCAGAAGATGCCCATTTCGAGCAGCTCACCAGTGCCGTTGTGGCGGACCGCCAAGCTATTGCGGTTACTGCAGATGCACTATCGCGGCTTGATGTCAGCGCTGGCCAGGCAGAACGCGCGGCCGAGAGCGACTGGTGCAGGCCGGAGATTTCCGAATCCACTACGCTCGAGATTCTTGGTGGCCGTCATCCGGTCGTGGAGGCTGCCCTAGCCAAATCGGGCGATCGGTTCGTCGCCAATGATTGCATATTGGATGAGTCCGACCGGCTTTGGCTCATAGGCGGGCCCAATATGGGCGGTAAAT is part of the Pontixanthobacter gangjinensis genome and encodes:
- a CDS encoding NADP-dependent malic enzyme, with translation MADDTQDSFTTREALFYHETIRPGKIEIIASKPMATQRDLSLAYSPGVAAPVQAIADDPANAAKYTARANLVAVISNGTAILGMGNLGALASKPVMEGKAVLFKRFADVDSIDIELDTEDPDKFIEAVALMEPTFGGINLEDIAAPECFIIEQALRDRMNIPVMHDDQHGTAIIAAAGLINACFLTGRDFKDVKMVVNGAGASALACTALIKSIGVPHENVTVCDRSGPIYPGRENVDQWKSAHAVPTEARTLEEALDGADIFLGLSAAGALKPEWVKKMAKSPIIFAMANPDPEITPDDAKAVRPDAIIATGRSDYPNQVNNVLGFPFIFRGALDVRATAINEEMKVAAAHAIADLARQRVPDEVAAAYGKNHKFGTDYIIPAPFDPRLMEVVSSAVAKAAMDSGVAQAPIDDFDAYRLSLKARLNPTTSVLTNTYEIAKANPKRVVFAEAEEDVVLRAAIQFRDFGYGTPVLVGRTKAVANKLHMLGVDNPGDFEIQNSADSEHVPAMVDFLYKRLQRRGFTERDVRRMVNQERNVFSALLVALGHGDAMISGLTRTFAQSAREVNLVLDAKKGALPFGIHMMIGKNHTTFLADTTINERPSAEELAHIARETAAVARRMGHEPRVAFLSYSTFGNPSGKWLDNIRGAVAILDREDPGFEYEGEMAPDAALNPKVMALYPFSRLSGPANVLVMPGLQSANLSAKILRELGGDDTIGPMLIGMEKPVQLAPMTANAPDILTLAVLAAAGVVG
- the mutS gene encoding DNA mismatch repair protein MutS; protein product: MAAKQSPKQTPMMEQYHALKAQAEGCLLFYRMGDFFELFFDDAKQAAAILDIALTARGKDSGEPVPMCGVPVHAAEGYLARLIKAGCRVAIAEQVETPEQAKKRGGYKALVQRDIVRFVTAGTLTEEALLEPRRANMLAAVCEVRGIIGLASCDISTGQMVLEECDAESLNAALARIGASEVVAPEGWESVPEDAIERPRADFSSDEGERLLKSLHEVKTLDAFGDFSRAMLAAGGGLIAYLDHVGRGNLPLLLPPRIRAGNAQLAMDEATRASLEILVSQQGGRPGSLIAAVDRCVSGAGARQLADDLSSPLCDLSAISQRLALVDYFHRDPLLRADLREVLRALPDIGRALGRVVAGRGSPRDLGQIRDGLAEARRIRDFLSQKTDRPPLLDALLPMMAGHGALVDMMQRALIAAPPTERSNGGYIAEGYDAALDELRSVSGNARRAIAALEARYRTDTGIAALKIKHNGVLGYFIEVPAKHADPLMSADSGFTHRQTMAGAVRFNSLSLHEEAGRINEAGGHALVAEDAHFEQLTSAVVADRQAIAVTADALSRLDVSAGQAERAAESDWCRPEISESTTLEILGGRHPVVEAALAKSGDRFVANDCILDESDRLWLIGGPNMGGKSTFLRQNALIVLLAQAGGYVPAASARIGLVDRLFSRVGASDNLAKGRSTFMVEMVETAAILSQATDRSFVILDEVGRGTSTYDGLALAWAVVEAVHETNRSRCLFATHYHELARLADSCDSLSLHHVRAREWKGDLVLLHELAEGPADRSYGLAVARLAGIPKPVVKRAKSVLDKLEKGRAETGGLAAGLGDLPLFAAIIEQEGTQDTGILAQLMETDVDALSPREALELIYRLKQDAQAAEL
- a CDS encoding DUF3592 domain-containing protein → MIGAKSLVGAPFLLLGLVFVGASAVRTWEVNALAVTGAHTLGEVSSMTRKSNNARRGGRSWHAGVVFKTAAGAEIGFVNRQGSALRSFDKGEIVEVAYDPANPENAIINNFWTRSASVFDALFASIFVALGGWLIRRDRREAKETGWGR